A region from the Chitinophaga sp. Cy-1792 genome encodes:
- a CDS encoding acyl-CoA desaturase, with amino-acid sequence MTAILIFFCVHWFASLFFHTFYLHRYASHQMYTTSKFWERFFYFCTWFFQGSSYLVPRAYGVMHRMHHEFSDTEHDPHSPHFFKDVWSMMVHTRTIYNGFLHDTSKVDKKFLEEPLPRWDAMDKFGDNNFTRLAWMALYIAFYVAFVPTGMWYLYLLLPIHFLMGPVQGAVVNWCGHKYGYSNFDNGDKSKNTSPWGIILLGELFQNNHHKFKDSPNFAKKWYEFDPSYQVMKLLNVVGIIKLKPAMVTPAQMKKAKAA; translated from the coding sequence ATGACAGCAATCCTGATATTCTTTTGTGTGCATTGGTTCGCATCTTTGTTCTTTCACACATTTTATTTACACAGATATGCGTCTCACCAGATGTACACTACCAGTAAATTCTGGGAACGCTTTTTTTACTTCTGTACCTGGTTTTTCCAGGGTTCGTCCTACCTGGTTCCGAGAGCGTATGGTGTAATGCACCGTATGCACCACGAATTCAGTGACACAGAGCATGATCCGCATTCTCCGCACTTCTTCAAGGATGTATGGAGTATGATGGTACATACCCGTACTATTTACAACGGTTTCTTACATGATACCAGCAAGGTAGATAAGAAATTCCTGGAGGAGCCTTTACCAAGATGGGATGCAATGGACAAATTTGGTGATAACAACTTTACCCGTCTTGCATGGATGGCTTTATATATTGCTTTCTATGTAGCATTCGTTCCAACCGGTATGTGGTATCTTTATTTACTGCTGCCTATCCACTTCCTGATGGGGCCTGTACAAGGTGCAGTGGTAAACTGGTGTGGTCACAAATATGGTTACAGCAACTTCGATAACGGTGATAAATCTAAAAATACTTCTCCATGGGGTATCATTCTCCTGGGTGAACTGTTCCAGAACAACCACCACAAGTTTAAAGACAGTCCTAACTTCGCTAAGAAGTGGTATGAATTCGATCCTAGCTACCAGGTGATGAAACTCCTGAATGTTGTCGGAATCATTAAACTGAAGCCTGCCATGGTTACTCCGGCGCAGATGAAAAAAGCGAAAGCGGCTTAA
- a CDS encoding NAD(P)-dependent oxidoreductase: MQYSTIAVLGGAGRTGLYLLQSLLQAGYEVKALVRHPGTFTFRHPHLTVIQGDALDYIAIDQLLEGTQAVLSTIGQRPGEPLVAGLLTTHLMKAMPVHQISRYVLLAGINVDVPADNKGPETRKATQWMQQTYPLVSNDRQLSYEMLAASKLAWTMVRVPFIHFKPASGKVSIAVDDCPGNYVNAGDIAQEMTHMLYNSSYIHQAPFLAGKS, translated from the coding sequence ATGCAATACTCCACTATAGCCGTCTTAGGCGGCGCTGGCCGTACAGGTCTATATCTACTCCAATCACTTCTACAAGCGGGCTATGAGGTGAAGGCGCTGGTCCGCCATCCAGGCACATTCACTTTCCGGCATCCTCACCTGACGGTCATTCAAGGCGACGCGTTGGATTACATCGCCATCGATCAGCTGCTGGAAGGCACGCAGGCAGTACTGAGCACTATCGGTCAGCGACCCGGTGAGCCACTGGTGGCGGGTCTGCTGACAACCCATCTGATGAAAGCAATGCCCGTTCACCAGATCAGCCGCTATGTGCTGCTGGCCGGAATTAATGTAGACGTTCCTGCCGATAATAAAGGGCCTGAAACGCGTAAGGCCACCCAATGGATGCAGCAAACGTACCCACTGGTCAGCAACGACAGGCAGCTTTCCTATGAAATGCTGGCAGCCAGTAAGCTGGCCTGGACAATGGTACGGGTGCCATTTATTCATTTTAAGCCGGCTTCCGGGAAGGTTAGTATAGCAGTAGATGATTGTCCGGGTAACTATGTAAACGCGGGCGATATAGCCCAGGAAATGACGCATATGCTATATAATAGCAGCTATATCCATCAGGCGCCGTTTTTGGCGGGTAAAAGCTGA
- a CDS encoding CGNR zinc finger domain-containing protein: MTTPVTISSLKPDGGIYCLDFLNTLSDRFKTDPTELLQTYKDLSLWCHQTEIISPKIIQTLERLAKDYPVKAAQAFDKGLRLRELLYTIFRQVISRKPLADNDLLTLNTYISEAYTNLEFSWDKRLGHGQLSLSAPGLELPIWKIVQSAAGLLATPQVKAVKQCPRCGKLFLDKSKNGSRRWCSMATCGDVTKVTRFQQKNKKTK, translated from the coding sequence ATGACTACCCCGGTGACCATATCAAGCCTGAAACCAGATGGCGGCATTTACTGCCTGGATTTCCTGAATACCCTCAGTGACCGCTTCAAAACAGACCCTACCGAACTCCTCCAAACTTATAAAGACCTCAGCCTTTGGTGTCATCAGACGGAGATCATCTCCCCCAAAATTATTCAGACACTGGAACGACTCGCGAAGGATTATCCGGTTAAAGCAGCCCAGGCATTCGACAAAGGCTTGCGGCTACGGGAACTCCTGTATACCATCTTCCGGCAGGTAATATCGCGTAAGCCACTGGCCGACAATGACCTGCTCACGCTCAACACCTATATCAGTGAAGCCTATACGAATTTGGAATTCTCCTGGGACAAACGACTGGGACATGGTCAACTGTCGCTCAGCGCGCCGGGGCTGGAGCTCCCCATCTGGAAGATTGTGCAATCAGCCGCTGGCCTGCTGGCTACACCTCAGGTGAAAGCTGTCAAACAATGCCCCCGCTGTGGTAAGCTCTTCCTGGACAAAAGTAAAAATGGCTCCAGACGCTGGTGTAGCATGGCCACCTGCGGTGATGTTACCAAAGTAACCCGCTTCCAGCAAAAGAATAAAAAGACTAAATGA
- a CDS encoding SDR family oxidoreductase — protein sequence MPSVLILGAGSDMAVAIARAYASRKYDLQLAARSGQALIPLQQDLQIRHSVNVTVHDFDATAFNSHAAFYEQLPVIPDISICVFGYLGDQEKAETNWLEAERIINSNYTGAVSILNIIAERYITKGSGTIIGISSVAGERGRMSNYIYGSAKAGFSAYLSGLRNRLFHKGIHVMSVQPGFVNTQMTQHLALPPLLTAQPEAVAAAVLKAADKKKNTLFVKWHWKYIMLIIRNIPEGMFKKLKL from the coding sequence ATGCCATCCGTATTAATACTTGGCGCCGGGTCTGATATGGCGGTAGCCATAGCCCGTGCGTATGCCTCCAGAAAATATGATTTACAACTGGCAGCCCGCAGCGGCCAGGCGTTAATTCCCTTACAACAGGACCTGCAGATACGCCATAGTGTAAATGTAACCGTACACGATTTTGACGCCACCGCTTTTAATTCACATGCAGCTTTTTATGAACAGCTTCCGGTAATCCCCGATATCAGCATCTGTGTATTCGGCTACCTGGGCGACCAGGAAAAAGCCGAAACCAACTGGCTGGAAGCAGAACGTATCATTAACAGTAACTATACCGGCGCAGTCAGCATCCTCAATATCATTGCAGAACGCTATATTACCAAAGGCAGCGGCACGATCATAGGTATCAGCTCCGTAGCCGGCGAACGCGGGCGCATGAGCAACTATATATACGGCAGCGCCAAAGCCGGCTTCTCCGCCTATTTGAGTGGACTGAGAAACAGGTTGTTCCATAAAGGTATCCATGTGATGAGTGTACAGCCAGGCTTTGTTAATACACAGATGACACAGCATCTGGCACTCCCTCCGCTCCTGACAGCCCAGCCCGAAGCAGTAGCTGCCGCCGTGCTGAAAGCAGCAGATAAAAAGAAGAATACCCTCTTCGTTAAGTGGCACTGGAAATATATTATGCTGATCATCAGAAATATACCGGAAGGTATGTTCAAAAAACTGAAGCTATGA
- a CDS encoding FAD-binding oxidoreductase codes for MQKRLANWGNYPAIASEESSFTQEEQLRNFVSTNHELIARGNGRCYGDASLGKHSISMLKYDKILSFDTEKGIMECQAGVTLDQLLDILVPKGWFLPITPGTKFITIGGAVASDVHGKNHHVDGAFSNHIIDMDVITGTGETITCSPNQHTDLFWATCGGMGLTGVITRVKFDLKKIETAYIRQTQIKAKNLEDVIRLFEEYKHYTYSMAWIDCLKQGDSFGRSILIVGEHATPEELNAKQAKAPLTLPVKRKLTVPFNLPSFILNTLTVKIFNWLYYNKNLKREINNVVPYEPFFYPLDAILHWNRGYGKAGFVQYQFVLPLEHKDGLVAILKRISDKGWGSFLAVLKVFGNQESLISFPMEGYTLALDFPVRKGLFEFLDELDEIVLQYGGRLYLSKDARMKQEVFWKSYPNAEKFAAIVKQYNNDKRFTSLQSERLQLTR; via the coding sequence ATGCAAAAACGGTTAGCAAACTGGGGAAACTACCCCGCCATTGCCAGTGAGGAAAGTTCCTTCACACAGGAAGAACAACTGCGCAACTTTGTAAGCACGAACCATGAGCTGATAGCGCGCGGAAACGGTCGTTGCTATGGTGATGCCTCTTTGGGCAAGCATAGCATCTCCATGCTTAAATATGATAAGATATTGTCTTTCGATACGGAAAAAGGTATCATGGAATGCCAGGCAGGTGTTACCCTCGACCAGCTTCTTGATATTCTCGTTCCCAAAGGATGGTTCTTACCCATTACACCAGGTACGAAATTCATTACCATTGGCGGCGCAGTAGCCTCTGATGTACATGGTAAAAACCACCACGTAGACGGCGCCTTTTCTAACCATATTATTGATATGGATGTGATTACAGGCACCGGTGAAACAATTACCTGCAGCCCCAATCAGCATACAGACCTTTTCTGGGCTACCTGTGGCGGCATGGGATTAACCGGTGTCATTACCCGCGTGAAGTTTGACCTGAAGAAAATAGAAACGGCGTATATCCGTCAGACGCAGATCAAGGCAAAGAACCTGGAAGATGTGATCCGGCTGTTCGAAGAATATAAGCACTATACGTATTCCATGGCGTGGATCGACTGCCTCAAGCAGGGCGACTCCTTCGGCAGAAGTATCCTCATCGTTGGAGAACATGCCACCCCGGAAGAACTGAACGCTAAGCAGGCAAAGGCGCCATTAACGTTGCCGGTTAAACGAAAACTGACAGTCCCTTTCAACCTCCCTTCCTTTATCCTGAATACACTGACAGTCAAAATCTTTAACTGGCTCTACTACAATAAAAATCTCAAGCGCGAAATCAATAACGTCGTACCTTACGAGCCCTTCTTCTATCCGCTGGATGCTATCCTTCACTGGAACAGAGGTTATGGCAAAGCAGGGTTTGTACAGTACCAGTTTGTGCTGCCGCTGGAACATAAAGATGGACTGGTAGCCATATTGAAACGTATCTCCGACAAAGGCTGGGGATCCTTCCTGGCGGTATTGAAAGTATTTGGTAACCAGGAAAGCCTGATCTCCTTCCCGATGGAAGGCTATACGCTGGCACTGGATTTCCCGGTACGCAAAGGGCTCTTCGAGTTCCTGGATGAGCTGGATGAGATTGTACTGCAATACGGGGGAAGATTATATCTTTCCAAAGATGCCCGCATGAAACAGGAAGTATTCTGGAAGAGCTACCCCAATGCAGAGAAATTCGCGGCCATCGTAAAGCAATATAATAATGACAAGCGCTTTACCTCTTTACAGTCAGAGCGTTTACAGCTGACCCGATAA
- a CDS encoding HAD family hydrolase, whose protein sequence is MTIAFFDFDGTITDTDTLWQIIRFQKGNGAMYRGVLQLLPGLLQLKLKLIPAQQMKEKVLRHFFAGMKESDFQAGCNAFCEEALPKMIRPQALKAIREHQQAGHEVVVVTASAYNWVAPWCQRLNIRCIGSLLEVTDEAITGKLQGINCNGEEKVNRIKQVYHLNDYTEIYAYGDSSGDKPMLALAGNKSSFRPFRN, encoded by the coding sequence ATGACCATAGCATTCTTTGATTTCGATGGTACTATAACGGATACGGATACACTCTGGCAGATAATCCGTTTCCAGAAAGGCAACGGAGCCATGTACCGGGGTGTATTGCAACTGCTTCCAGGCCTGCTTCAATTAAAATTGAAACTGATCCCGGCACAGCAAATGAAGGAGAAAGTATTAAGGCATTTCTTTGCTGGCATGAAGGAAAGCGATTTCCAGGCTGGATGCAATGCCTTCTGTGAAGAGGCACTCCCGAAAATGATCCGTCCCCAGGCGTTAAAGGCTATCCGTGAGCACCAGCAGGCCGGACATGAAGTAGTGGTCGTAACGGCATCTGCCTATAACTGGGTAGCGCCCTGGTGCCAGCGGCTAAATATCCGATGCATAGGTTCCCTGCTGGAAGTAACGGATGAGGCTATTACCGGTAAACTGCAGGGAATCAACTGTAATGGTGAAGAAAAAGTAAACAGGATCAAACAGGTCTATCACCTGAACGATTATACGGAGATATATGCCTATGGTGACAGCAGCGGGGATAAACCAATGCTGGCACTGGCGGGTAACAAAAGCTCCTTCCGCCCTTTCCGGAACTGA
- a CDS encoding decaprenyl-phosphate phosphoribosyltransferase, translated as MKYLKLLRPKHWAKNAFLFIPLFFAGQLFNLDKIVELIVAFISFSLVASSIYVINDYQDIEADKIHPVKCKRPLASGAVSKPAALVLFALCIIVGFALAWYVRPKFAFVVAIYFVINLFYSFGLKNISILDIIILAIGFVLRVKAGGVATEVAMSEWLMIMVFLLALFMAIAKRRDDVLIKLSSGQEMRKAAKGYNLDFMNVMLALVSAVIIVAYLMYTMAPETQQRFNTYRLYYTSLFVIGGLLRYLQITYVENNTGSPTKILYKDRFIQLTIFLWVLSFYVLIYLPTNVRFFE; from the coding sequence ATGAAATATTTGAAATTACTCCGCCCCAAGCACTGGGCTAAGAATGCCTTCCTCTTTATCCCTTTATTTTTTGCAGGGCAGTTATTTAATCTTGATAAGATTGTAGAACTCATTGTAGCATTTATCTCTTTTAGTTTAGTAGCGAGCAGTATTTATGTCATCAATGATTATCAGGATATTGAGGCCGATAAGATCCATCCGGTTAAATGTAAGCGCCCCCTGGCTTCCGGAGCCGTATCGAAACCAGCAGCGTTGGTGCTCTTCGCGTTATGTATCATTGTAGGCTTTGCGCTGGCCTGGTATGTACGTCCCAAATTTGCCTTTGTAGTAGCTATCTACTTCGTCATTAACCTCTTCTATTCCTTCGGGCTGAAGAACATCTCTATATTGGATATCATTATTCTGGCCATTGGTTTCGTATTACGTGTAAAGGCAGGCGGTGTGGCCACAGAAGTAGCGATGTCTGAATGGCTGATGATCATGGTGTTTCTCCTGGCCTTATTTATGGCAATTGCGAAAAGAAGGGACGATGTACTTATCAAGTTGTCGTCCGGACAGGAAATGCGTAAGGCTGCCAAGGGTTATAACCTGGATTTCATGAATGTAATGCTGGCCCTGGTATCTGCCGTTATCATTGTGGCGTACCTTATGTATACCATGGCCCCTGAAACGCAGCAGCGCTTTAATACCTATCGCTTATATTATACCTCCCTCTTTGTTATTGGAGGATTATTACGATATTTGCAAATAACCTACGTGGAGAACAATACTGGTTCTCCCACCAAGATCCTATATAAAGACCGTTTTATTCAATTAACCATTTTCCTGTGGGTCCTGAGTTTTTATGTTTTAATTTATTTACCCACTAACGTTAGATTCTTTGAATAA